A stretch of Candidatus Methylomirabilota bacterium DNA encodes these proteins:
- a CDS encoding ABC transporter permease, translating to MRAATLVEPLPERSVARELASFARRNPLAVAGGVVGLLVVVVAITAPLIAPADPLKTDFRRMTKPPDAHSLFGTDQVGRDTLSRVIYGARSSLVVAFASVLLGTTVGALWGVASGYLGGRFDLVSQRITEVLQSFPDLILAMAISMAIGTGMAAVIVAIAITRIPFGNRVIRSVALTIREQSYVEAARAAGGSQFRVMAFHVLPQCLAPYLVLATAHLGVAIIIEAALGFLGVGIPPPTPTWGNMLAESLTSLVPYWWLVFFPGLAITVTVLAFNLLGDGIRDTLDPRLSPAFLRMMAGGRRA from the coding sequence GTGCGAGCCGCGACCCTGGTGGAGCCCCTGCCCGAGCGCTCCGTCGCGCGCGAGCTGGCGTCGTTCGCCCGCCGCAATCCCCTGGCGGTGGCCGGCGGCGTCGTCGGTCTGCTCGTCGTCGTCGTGGCGATCACGGCGCCGCTCATCGCGCCGGCCGATCCGCTGAAGACCGACTTCCGCCGCATGACGAAGCCCCCGGACGCCCACAGCCTCTTCGGCACGGACCAGGTCGGCCGTGACACGCTGAGCCGGGTCATCTACGGCGCGCGCTCGTCGCTCGTCGTCGCGTTCGCCTCCGTGCTGCTCGGCACGACGGTTGGGGCGCTCTGGGGCGTGGCCAGCGGCTACCTCGGCGGTAGGTTCGACCTCGTCAGCCAGCGGATCACCGAAGTGCTCCAGTCCTTTCCCGACCTGATCCTGGCCATGGCGATCTCGATGGCGATCGGCACGGGCATGGCGGCGGTGATCGTCGCCATCGCGATCACGCGCATCCCGTTCGGCAACCGCGTCATCCGCTCGGTCGCGCTGACGATTCGCGAGCAGTCGTACGTCGAGGCCGCGCGCGCGGCCGGCGGCTCCCAGTTCCGGGTCATGGCGTTCCACGTGCTGCCGCAGTGCTTGGCGCCCTACCTCGTGCTCGCCACCGCCCACCTCGGCGTCGCGATCATCATCGAGGCGGCGCTCGGCTTCCTCGGCGTCGGCATCCCGCCGCCCACGCCGACCTGGGGCAACATGCTGGCCGAGTCGCTGACGTCGCTGGTGCCGTACTGGTGGCTGGTCTTCTTCCCGGGCCTGGCGATCACGGTCACCGTGCTCGCCTTCAATCTCCTCGGCGACGGCATCCGCGACACGCTCGATCCGCGCCTGTCGCCGGCGTTCCTCCGGATGATGGCCGGCGGCCGGCGGGCCTGA